Proteins from a genomic interval of Massilia sp. KIM:
- a CDS encoding type II TA system antitoxin MqsA family protein — protein MKCPHCDDGHLVYDIRSIPYTYKGKTTLIHDVVGDYCKSCKEIIHIREHGHEFHEHVRGFRDKVDADARLRARLRKIRTGLGLSRSEAGSLLGGGAQAFAGYESGEAEVPEALVNLLLLLERRPELIADVRELGADTKR, from the coding sequence ATGAAGTGCCCCCATTGCGACGACGGCCACCTGGTCTACGACATCCGCAGCATCCCCTATACCTACAAGGGCAAGACCACCCTGATCCATGACGTGGTGGGGGATTACTGCAAGTCGTGCAAGGAGATCATCCATATCCGCGAGCATGGGCACGAGTTCCACGAGCACGTGCGCGGCTTTCGCGACAAGGTCGATGCCGATGCGCGGCTGCGGGCACGGCTGCGCAAGATCCGCACCGGGCTGGGGCTGAGCCGGAGCGAAGCCGGCAGCCTGCTGGGCGGCGGGGCGCAGGCCTTCGCGGGCTATGAAAGCGGGGAGGCGGAGGTGCCGGAGGCGCTCGTTAACCTGTTGCTGCTGCTGGAGCGGCGGCCGGAGCTGATCGCGGACGTGCGGGAGTTGGGGGCCGATACCAAGCGGTAG
- a CDS encoding Crp/Fnr family transcriptional regulator, producing MPEARNLKLAATSPSGDDQLDAGGMSIPVDTRPGPGRPQAQIHLRKIPLLAELSEEEMALVKQEVRIRQYAKREIVLQKGGHGDGLLFLLSGQLQVIDVTEDGRAIGLRMLAPGDFFGEIALINNSTRSASVVALSSVVVAFLPANTALHLFSHSPSVAKQMLRHLAQKIQRDSEFRALLSINNTAKRIYTYLALMQKKGQTQPGEPAVVEDLPTHQDIANMINTSRETVTRALAALAQQGIVQKDAHRLIIVKPDALQKLVQG from the coding sequence ATGCCTGAAGCACGAAACCTGAAACTCGCCGCCACCTCCCCGAGCGGGGACGACCAACTGGACGCCGGGGGCATGAGCATCCCGGTCGACACGCGCCCCGGCCCGGGTCGTCCGCAAGCGCAGATCCACCTGCGCAAGATTCCCCTGCTCGCCGAGCTGAGCGAAGAGGAAATGGCGCTGGTCAAGCAGGAGGTGCGGATCCGCCAGTACGCCAAGCGCGAGATCGTGCTGCAGAAAGGCGGGCATGGCGACGGCCTGCTGTTCCTGCTGTCCGGCCAACTGCAGGTGATCGACGTGACCGAGGACGGACGTGCGATCGGACTGCGGATGCTGGCGCCCGGCGACTTCTTCGGCGAGATCGCCCTGATCAACAATTCGACGCGCTCGGCCTCGGTGGTGGCGCTGAGCTCGGTGGTGGTGGCCTTCCTGCCGGCCAACACCGCGCTGCACCTGTTCTCGCATTCGCCCTCGGTGGCCAAGCAGATGCTGCGCCACCTGGCGCAGAAGATCCAGCGCGACTCCGAATTCCGCGCCCTGCTCAGCATTAACAACACGGCCAAGCGCATCTATACCTATCTGGCGCTGATGCAGAAGAAGGGCCAGACCCAACCGGGCGAGCCGGCGGTAGTGGAAGACCTGCCGACCCACCAGGACATCGCCAACATGATCAACACCAGCCGCGAGACCGTCACCCGGGCCCTGGCCGCGCTGGCCCAGCAGGGCATCGTCCAGAAGGACGCCCACCGCCTCATCATCGTCAAGCCGGACGCGCTGCAGAAGCTGGTGCAGGGCTGA
- a CDS encoding VanZ family protein, with product MGWNALLLALVATAMTAGCLVPNRWLPPLPNDKFMHFAGFAVLTALALPLAGEHGGKAWWLAGLLAGGWLIECLQALVPDRRFCWRDLAANAAGIAFTAVLFHLYASFSYA from the coding sequence ATGGGGTGGAACGCGCTGCTGCTGGCGCTGGTGGCCACGGCGATGACGGCGGGCTGCCTGGTCCCGAATCGCTGGCTCCCGCCCTTGCCAAACGACAAATTCATGCACTTCGCCGGCTTCGCCGTGCTGACCGCGCTGGCGCTGCCGCTGGCTGGCGAGCATGGAGGCAAGGCGTGGTGGCTGGCCGGCCTGCTGGCGGGCGGCTGGCTCATCGAGTGCCTGCAGGCCCTGGTGCCCGACCGCCGCTTCTGCTGGCGGGACCTGGCCGCCAATGCCGCCGGCATCGCCTTCACCGCCGTCCTGTTCCATCTGTACGCTTCCTTTTCCTATGCCTGA
- a CDS encoding acyltransferase has protein sequence MTHPSSSRTLGEALGTRENGFNLVRLVCAALVVVYHAYPFSRANPGRDPVTTLLQPVADLGALAVGVFFLISGMFVGQSWLRDPQLGRFALRRVARIIPGLFVCLLLTTAVAVGWFSTAGWAGLLDAAPWRYIFGNTVLHGLQYNIPPEELRIAGVLGGRDLNGPLWTLYWEGRMYVMLALVGMMAVLPMRQWLGGAALFLLLAANLFPEVAAGYVWEVRLWSLFLAGVVLQAWLPQAVFGLRPFLCACVLVALCWTRWAALGASGFTWFGVVLALAALALWVGSARLPALSHLQRHDYSYGVYIYHWPVLLILSELMPGAGPLRLLAAGLAVTGLLAIASWHLVEAPALEAVRRRLQARHAPVQPAAARRA, from the coding sequence ATGACGCATCCTTCTTCTTCCCGCACCCTGGGCGAGGCGCTCGGCACCCGCGAGAACGGCTTCAACCTGGTGCGCCTGGTCTGCGCCGCGCTGGTGGTGGTTTATCACGCCTACCCGTTCAGCCGCGCCAATCCCGGGCGCGATCCGGTCACCACCTTGCTGCAGCCGGTGGCCGACCTCGGGGCGCTGGCGGTCGGCGTGTTCTTCCTGATCAGCGGCATGTTCGTCGGCCAGAGCTGGCTGCGCGATCCGCAGCTGGGACGCTTCGCGCTGCGCCGCGTGGCGCGCATCATTCCGGGCCTGTTCGTCTGCCTGCTGCTGACCACGGCGGTGGCGGTGGGCTGGTTCTCGACCGCGGGCTGGGCCGGGCTGCTGGACGCCGCGCCCTGGCGCTACATCTTCGGCAACACGGTCCTGCACGGCCTGCAGTACAACATCCCGCCCGAGGAGCTGCGCATCGCCGGCGTGCTGGGCGGACGCGACCTGAACGGCCCGCTCTGGACCCTGTACTGGGAAGGCCGCATGTACGTGATGCTGGCCCTGGTCGGCATGATGGCGGTGCTGCCGATGCGCCAGTGGCTGGGCGGGGCCGCCCTGTTCCTGCTGCTGGCCGCCAACCTGTTCCCGGAAGTGGCCGCCGGCTACGTCTGGGAAGTGCGCCTGTGGTCGCTGTTCCTGGCCGGCGTGGTGCTGCAGGCCTGGCTGCCGCAAGCCGTGTTCGGGCTGCGCCCCTTCCTCTGCGCCTGCGTCCTGGTGGCCCTGTGCTGGACCCGCTGGGCGGCGCTTGGCGCGAGCGGCTTCACCTGGTTCGGCGTCGTGCTGGCCCTGGCCGCCCTCGCCCTGTGGGTGGGCAGCGCGCGCCTGCCCGCGCTGAGCCACCTGCAGCGCCACGATTACTCGTATGGCGTGTATATCTACCACTGGCCGGTGCTGCTGATACTCAGCGAGCTGATGCCGGGCGCCGGCCCGCTGCGCCTGCTGGCGGCCGGGCTGGCCGTGACGGGCCTGCTGGCGATCGCCAGCTGGCATCTGGTCGAGGCGCCTGCGCTGGAGGCCGTCCGGCGCCGCCTGCAAGCGCGCCATGCGCCGGTCCAGCCCGCCGCCGCGCGGCGCGCGTGA
- a CDS encoding lipopolysaccharide assembly protein LapB — protein MMRRLLPSLLRALAPCILACAAGPALAQSAADEAQVLYERALQAIAEGRKDDASRTLMGVIEKEALHAGAYLEVALIQCSLGKSDEAERLFAIVETRFDPPRPILELIAEARDTGCDTWQPVKSTSFSLTRGVDNNVNQGARNPTYIIEREGGQVVLPLQAEFLPQRDHYTAFNLDHTRELTPNGVSGFLQLTGRRNDSLHRYDSASLYAGVDSPYRWGAWPVRASAILGATVLDGRLYQRQLQLQTRVGVPLPLPAGMALNVSGAVSRSQYIALTNFDSTLMEMTSLLSYRGDSLYASMSHAWMSDRAVRERPGGDRHGYATTLLARRPLWRFSAEVSFSYQSWKSAEAYVPGLIEAVRDQNTRVVRAALSYPVKRNQSLRLEARAVRNSENISIFQYDNRQIQLSWQWQR, from the coding sequence ATGATGCGGCGTCTCCTTCCCAGCCTGCTGCGCGCCCTGGCGCCGTGCATCCTGGCCTGCGCGGCCGGCCCGGCGCTGGCCCAGAGCGCCGCCGACGAGGCCCAGGTGCTGTACGAGCGCGCGCTGCAGGCCATCGCCGAAGGCCGCAAGGACGACGCCTCGCGCACCCTGATGGGCGTGATCGAGAAGGAAGCCCTGCACGCCGGCGCCTATCTCGAAGTGGCCCTGATCCAGTGCAGCCTGGGCAAGAGCGACGAGGCCGAGCGCCTGTTCGCCATCGTCGAGACCCGCTTCGATCCGCCGCGCCCTATCCTGGAACTGATCGCCGAGGCGCGCGACACCGGCTGCGACACCTGGCAGCCGGTGAAGTCGACCTCGTTCAGCCTGACGCGCGGGGTGGACAACAACGTCAACCAGGGCGCGCGCAACCCGACCTACATCATCGAACGCGAGGGCGGCCAGGTGGTGCTGCCGCTGCAGGCCGAGTTCCTGCCCCAGCGCGACCACTACACCGCCTTCAACCTCGACCACACGCGCGAGCTCACGCCCAACGGCGTCAGCGGATTCCTGCAGCTGACAGGGCGCCGCAACGATTCGCTGCACCGCTACGACAGCGCCTCGCTGTACGCCGGCGTTGACAGCCCCTACCGCTGGGGCGCCTGGCCGGTGCGCGCCTCGGCGATCCTGGGAGCGACGGTCCTGGACGGCAGGCTGTACCAGCGCCAGCTGCAACTGCAGACGCGCGTCGGCGTGCCGCTGCCGCTGCCGGCCGGGATGGCGCTGAACGTCTCCGGCGCGGTCTCGCGCAGCCAGTACATCGCGCTGACCAATTTCGACTCCACCCTGATGGAGATGACCAGCCTGCTGAGCTACCGCGGCGACAGCCTGTACGCCAGCATGAGCCACGCCTGGATGAGCGACCGCGCGGTGCGCGAGCGCCCGGGGGGCGACCGCCACGGCTACGCCACCACCCTGCTGGCGCGCCGTCCGCTGTGGCGCTTCAGCGCCGAAGTCTCCTTCAGCTACCAGAGCTGGAAGAGCGCCGAGGCCTACGTGCCGGGCCTGATCGAGGCGGTGCGCGACCAGAACACGCGCGTGGTGCGCGCCGCCCTGTCCTATCCGGTCAAGCGCAACCAGTCGCTGCGCCTGGAGGCGCGCGCGGTGCGCAACAGCGAGAACATCTCGATCTTCCAGTACGATAACCGCCAGATCCAGCTCAGCTGGCAGTGGCAACGATGA
- a CDS encoding CHASE2 domain-containing protein: MTIRSFRVPHGVVQALISILAFLLCVYSQTSAGAWAFGNEQLRDLFLRLQVSSAPEPRVVVVDIDESSTARLGPWPWPRTRVADLVETLLADYGVRGVALDIVFPDAADPEGDARLAALASHGPVVLAQAFDFQAGRASALRQGVLATGSAQPAPMQPAVHATGYIANHAGLARAPRVGNIGFVPDPDGVLRRIPLWTEFEGKTYPALALALVNCCSGARPLAPLDPSLRVGFGRDWPAYTVVTAAEVLGREYVRDDLAGRLVVIGSSSLGQGDRVATPLGNSRPGLGVQAAVLSTLLDQQQGKAPARWPGAALALAFSAACVLFATFAFPRLSALTSVGLLALASVAWVGFAGVAAAHDPAFSTTGPLAANLFLLAFAVPYQWWVSQHRSRHLLDTLRQYVAPAVVQELLRSELADPLKPRQLDITTLIADMEGYTSQVENLSMEEAARLTQDFLDCLTGPVFAHNGTLDKYTGDGLVAFWGAPLPMSDHADRALDAAREIVTRVARLSALREREGRPRLRVRIGIESGPAMAGDFGTSFRSVYTAVGDSVNTASRLEQAARDFPHDAIVGQGTVTRATRHAFVPLGERVLRGKGKPSTLYALAEAA, encoded by the coding sequence ATGACGATCCGCTCGTTTCGCGTGCCGCACGGCGTCGTGCAGGCATTGATATCGATCCTCGCCTTTCTCCTGTGCGTCTATTCCCAGACAAGCGCCGGCGCCTGGGCTTTCGGTAACGAGCAGTTACGCGACCTGTTCCTGCGCCTGCAGGTGAGCAGCGCGCCCGAGCCGCGCGTGGTGGTGGTCGACATCGACGAATCGAGCACCGCCCGCCTCGGCCCCTGGCCCTGGCCGCGCACCCGCGTGGCCGACCTGGTCGAGACCCTGCTGGCCGACTATGGCGTGCGCGGGGTCGCGCTCGACATCGTCTTCCCCGACGCTGCCGATCCCGAGGGCGACGCCCGCCTGGCGGCCCTGGCCAGCCACGGCCCGGTGGTGCTGGCCCAGGCCTTCGACTTCCAGGCCGGGCGCGCCAGCGCCTTGCGCCAGGGCGTGCTGGCCACGGGGTCGGCGCAGCCCGCCCCCATGCAGCCGGCCGTGCACGCCACCGGCTACATCGCCAACCACGCCGGCCTGGCGCGCGCGCCGCGGGTCGGCAACATCGGCTTCGTGCCCGACCCGGACGGCGTACTGCGCCGCATCCCGCTGTGGACCGAATTCGAAGGCAAGACCTATCCGGCGCTCGCCCTCGCCCTCGTCAACTGCTGCAGCGGCGCGAGGCCGCTCGCCCCGCTCGACCCCAGCCTGCGGGTCGGCTTCGGGCGCGACTGGCCGGCTTATACCGTGGTGACGGCGGCCGAGGTGCTGGGCCGCGAGTACGTGCGCGACGACCTGGCTGGGCGCCTGGTGGTGATCGGCTCGTCCTCGCTGGGCCAGGGCGACCGCGTCGCCACCCCGCTCGGCAACAGCCGTCCCGGCCTCGGGGTGCAGGCGGCCGTGCTCTCCACCCTGCTCGACCAGCAGCAGGGCAAGGCGCCGGCGCGCTGGCCGGGCGCCGCCCTGGCCCTGGCCTTCTCGGCCGCCTGCGTGCTGTTCGCCACCTTCGCCTTCCCGCGCCTGTCGGCCCTCACCAGCGTCGGCCTGCTGGCCCTGGCATCGGTGGCCTGGGTCGGCTTTGCCGGCGTGGCGGCGGCCCACGATCCCGCCTTCTCGACCACCGGGCCGCTGGCGGCCAACCTGTTCCTGCTGGCCTTCGCCGTCCCCTACCAGTGGTGGGTGTCGCAGCACCGCTCGCGCCACCTGCTCGACACCCTGCGCCAGTACGTGGCGCCGGCGGTGGTGCAGGAGCTGCTGCGCAGCGAACTGGCCGACCCGCTCAAGCCGCGCCAGCTCGACATCACCACCCTGATCGCCGACATGGAAGGCTATACCAGCCAGGTCGAGAACCTGTCGATGGAAGAAGCCGCGCGCCTGACCCAGGACTTCCTCGACTGCCTGACCGGCCCGGTGTTCGCCCATAACGGCACCCTCGACAAGTACACCGGCGACGGCCTGGTCGCCTTCTGGGGGGCGCCGCTGCCGATGAGCGACCATGCCGACCGCGCGCTGGACGCGGCGCGCGAGATCGTGACCCGCGTGGCGCGCCTGAGCGCGCTGCGCGAGCGCGAGGGACGTCCGCGCCTGCGGGTGCGGATCGGGATCGAGAGCGGCCCGGCCATGGCGGGCGATTTCGGCACCAGCTTCCGCAGCGTCTACACGGCGGTGGGCGACAGCGTGAACACCGCGTCGCGCCTGGAACAGGCGGCGCGCGACTTCCCGCACGACGCCATCGTCGGCCAGGGCACGGTCACGCGCGCCACCCGCCACGCCTTCGTGCCGCTGGGCGAGCGGGTCCTGCGTGGCAAGGGCAAGCCCTCGACCCTGTACGCCCTGGCGGAGGCGGCATGA
- a CDS encoding FecR domain-containing protein, giving the protein MLDRKAVEGAPVQEGDTLQTGADGFLYVKTVDNGLFILRPNTTARIAAYHVDERNPENTRVKLELISGVARSKSGDAVKRARQNFRFNTPVAAIGVRGTDFTVFTDQTTSRVSVISGGVVVTGFSDSCRPEGSGPCEGTFSRELSAMQRGKMLQIQRGAQAPVLLNDTGAIPGQTTPAGAPVVQSGAPGQGTVTPVELTVENRKNEQLAINIGTNLPLPSGPGPSEPVTQVPDEPEQEPVPGKPDPAVPVPDVKQAGILWGRWVRLTGPAPDFNLTLERAKHQLVAVNGNFAIFRTAGQAYVTPERGSVGFALADSEAYVITNYGTTSSATAATLSNAKLNVDFGTRSFTTSFDASTRKESFSFAGQGVVGADGTLYGDRADGRANFVNVQGLLTNDKGGGASYIFDGQIDERRWINGGTTWSPIRN; this is encoded by the coding sequence GTGCTCGACCGTAAGGCGGTCGAAGGCGCGCCCGTGCAGGAAGGCGACACCCTGCAGACTGGCGCCGACGGCTTCCTGTACGTGAAAACCGTGGACAACGGCCTCTTCATCCTGCGCCCGAATACCACGGCGCGCATCGCCGCCTACCACGTCGACGAGCGCAATCCCGAGAACACCCGCGTCAAACTGGAACTGATCAGCGGCGTGGCTCGCAGCAAATCGGGCGATGCGGTCAAGCGCGCGCGCCAGAACTTCCGCTTCAATACGCCAGTGGCGGCGATCGGAGTACGCGGCACCGATTTCACCGTGTTTACCGACCAGACCACCTCGCGTGTGTCCGTGATTTCGGGCGGCGTGGTGGTGACCGGGTTCAGCGACTCCTGCCGTCCCGAGGGCAGCGGTCCCTGCGAGGGCACGTTTAGTCGCGAGCTGTCGGCCATGCAGCGTGGCAAGATGTTGCAGATCCAGCGCGGCGCGCAGGCGCCGGTGCTGCTCAACGATACGGGCGCGATACCGGGCCAGACCACGCCGGCCGGCGCGCCGGTGGTGCAGAGTGGTGCGCCCGGCCAGGGAACCGTGACGCCGGTCGAGTTGACGGTCGAGAACCGCAAGAACGAGCAGCTGGCGATCAATATTGGCACCAACCTGCCTTTGCCCTCGGGTCCCGGGCCATCCGAGCCCGTGACCCAGGTGCCGGATGAGCCGGAGCAAGAGCCAGTGCCGGGCAAGCCGGATCCTGCGGTCCCGGTTCCCGACGTCAAGCAAGCCGGCATCCTCTGGGGCCGCTGGGTGCGCCTGACCGGGCCGGCGCCGGACTTCAACCTGACCCTGGAGCGTGCCAAGCACCAGCTGGTGGCGGTCAACGGCAACTTCGCGATTTTCCGGACCGCCGGCCAGGCCTATGTAACGCCCGAGCGCGGCAGCGTCGGCTTTGCGTTGGCCGACAGCGAGGCCTATGTCATCACGAATTACGGCACGACCTCGTCGGCGACGGCAGCTACCCTGAGCAATGCCAAACTGAACGTCGACTTCGGCACCCGCAGCTTCACGACTTCCTTCGACGCGTCGACGCGCAAGGAGAGCTTCAGCTTCGCGGGGCAGGGTGTGGTCGGAGCCGACGGCACGCTGTATGGCGACCGCGCCGACGGCCGGGCCAACTTCGTCAACGTCCAGGGCCTGCTGACCAACGACAAGGGCGGCGGCGCGTCGTACATATTCGACGGCCAGATCGACGAACGCCGCTGGATCAACGGCGGCACTACCTGGTCGCCTATCCGGAATTGA
- a CDS encoding DUF4214 domain-containing protein — MATTYHNAIQQLYVAYFNRPADPAGLDFWETVLEANGGNTAVVSAEFAKSNEYTTEYNQVTTAGVVTQIYQNLFGHAPDSAGLAFWVKALNDKTMTVSNMVTEVAKGAQGTDKVAFESKVTVATAFTNALNTDAEKAGYNLPAAQEAAKELLATIKTAAQATAAIVPATLDASVAAVIKAGTPFTLESGLAALGAAQEALADFYDEFDTDVDGDDDVDADDIAQNLEDAEDDVEALVADPLYGTTTNAGVKAALLAEQEEIYATAVEDAQDELADAQEAVEEVDGLADAIAAFTSATEASEEAAEAETDADIAHNAALTTFAGYNVESFNGTFGDDDYEIVVDGDVVAVMDDGELVLADDVDAADYRGLAAVITAANALLAAQADAAAAAEAAEFAQLQVELLDHSVTLAGAFTFNETEPEDEDAPTYDEVLDELSALTAEALTARAAADAAPTDLALEAAAVAAEDAVVDFRAEITAFLGANDTDLADAVTAANDAIEAAQEDVDALADAIEALEEAQALADQEEALVDAITAAQDEFKTNDYAAPKMLGASAFGTSAADIFVVDGANSTITSFGRSGDDVLYIGEGFKLNETGDLKKGDNAALEVFFVQSGSNTVVTIETVAFGSNSADAEIKITLTGVDADDLTFNNGIITLG, encoded by the coding sequence ATGGCAACTACGTATCACAACGCAATTCAACAACTGTACGTCGCGTACTTCAACCGTCCTGCAGACCCGGCAGGCCTGGACTTCTGGGAAACCGTCCTGGAAGCCAACGGCGGCAACACCGCTGTTGTCTCGGCCGAATTCGCTAAGTCGAACGAGTACACCACCGAATACAACCAAGTGACCACCGCTGGTGTCGTCACCCAGATCTACCAAAACCTGTTCGGCCACGCTCCGGACTCGGCTGGTCTGGCATTCTGGGTCAAGGCTCTGAACGACAAGACCATGACCGTTTCGAACATGGTCACCGAAGTCGCCAAGGGCGCGCAGGGCACCGACAAAGTCGCTTTCGAAAGCAAAGTGACCGTCGCTACCGCGTTCACCAACGCACTGAACACCGACGCTGAAAAAGCTGGCTACAACCTGCCGGCCGCTCAGGAAGCCGCCAAGGAACTGCTGGCTACCATCAAGACCGCTGCTCAGGCAACCGCTGCTATCGTCCCGGCAACCCTGGACGCAAGCGTCGCTGCCGTGATCAAGGCTGGCACCCCGTTCACCCTGGAAAGCGGCCTGGCTGCTCTGGGCGCTGCACAGGAAGCCCTGGCTGACTTCTACGACGAATTCGACACCGACGTGGACGGCGACGACGACGTCGACGCTGACGACATCGCTCAGAACCTGGAAGATGCAGAAGACGACGTGGAAGCCCTGGTCGCTGACCCGCTGTACGGCACCACCACCAACGCTGGCGTGAAAGCTGCTCTGCTGGCAGAGCAGGAAGAGATCTACGCAACCGCCGTTGAAGATGCGCAGGACGAGCTGGCTGACGCACAGGAAGCCGTGGAAGAAGTCGACGGCCTGGCTGACGCAATCGCTGCCTTCACCTCGGCAACCGAAGCATCGGAAGAAGCCGCAGAAGCAGAAACCGACGCCGACATCGCTCACAACGCTGCTCTGACCACCTTCGCTGGCTACAACGTCGAGTCGTTCAATGGCACCTTCGGTGACGACGACTACGAAATCGTGGTTGACGGCGACGTCGTTGCCGTGATGGATGACGGCGAACTGGTCCTGGCTGACGACGTGGATGCCGCTGACTACCGCGGTCTGGCCGCTGTCATCACCGCTGCCAACGCACTGCTGGCTGCTCAGGCTGACGCCGCAGCTGCTGCTGAAGCGGCAGAGTTCGCTCAGCTGCAAGTTGAACTGCTGGATCACTCGGTCACCCTGGCTGGTGCATTCACCTTCAACGAGACCGAGCCGGAAGACGAAGACGCGCCGACCTACGACGAAGTCCTGGACGAGCTGAGCGCCCTGACCGCCGAAGCCCTGACCGCTCGCGCCGCTGCTGACGCTGCTCCGACCGATCTGGCTCTGGAAGCTGCTGCTGTGGCCGCTGAAGACGCAGTTGTTGACTTCCGCGCCGAAATCACCGCCTTCCTGGGCGCCAACGACACCGATCTGGCTGACGCTGTGACCGCTGCTAACGATGCGATCGAAGCAGCTCAGGAAGACGTGGACGCCCTGGCTGACGCCATCGAAGCCCTGGAAGAAGCGCAAGCCCTGGCTGACCAGGAAGAAGCGCTGGTCGACGCAATCACCGCTGCTCAGGACGAGTTCAAGACCAACGACTACGCTGCTCCGAAGATGCTGGGCGCTAGCGCCTTCGGCACCTCGGCTGCTGACATCTTCGTGGTGGACGGCGCGAACTCGACCATCACCAGCTTCGGCCGCTCGGGCGACGACGTGCTGTACATCGGCGAAGGCTTCAAGCTGAACGAAACCGGCGACCTGAAGAAGGGCGACAACGCCGCTCTGGAAGTGTTCTTTGTCCAGTCGGGCAGCAACACCGTCGTGACCATCGAAACCGTCGCATTCGGCTCGAACTCGGCTGACGCTGAGATCAAGATCACCCTGACCGGTGTCGACGCTGACGACCTGACCTTCAACAACGGCATCATCACCCTGGGCTAA